From Cinclus cinclus chromosome 2, bCinCin1.1, whole genome shotgun sequence, one genomic window encodes:
- the PAAF1 gene encoding proteasomal ATPase-associated factor 1: MAATLRIQSDWSRALSRDEGEAWLSCRSPGKPTLYGSVTRRGLSSDGIPDIVASEGFVVGEVTKKSILISCPHENVSTKFLAPYTSFSRIHQKSITCLDISSGGGLGVSTSTDGTMKIWQAANGEIRRLLEGHVYDVNCCRFFPSGLVVLSGGMDAQLKIWSAEDASCVVTFKGHKAGILDTAIVDRGRNVLSCSRDGTARLWDCGKSACLGVIADSGSPINGIAVGTADNSLNLGTPEKPPSEREVGTEGKILLLAREDKKLQGVGLQSRQPVFLFVGSDAFNCCTFLSSTYFLAGTQDGNIYQLDVRNTNTPIQVIHRSGAPVLSLLPYRDGFVASQGDGTCFIVQQDLDYVLDLTEADCDPVYKVASWEKEIYTCCRDGIVRRYQLSDL; this comes from the exons ATGGCGGCGACGCTGCGGATCCAGAGCGACTGGAGCCGGGCGTTGAG cagggaCGAGGGCGAGGCCTGGCTGAGCTGCCGCAGCCCTG GGAAGCCCACCCTGTATGGCAGCGTCACCCGGCGTGGGCTCAGCTCCGACGGCATCCCAGACATCGTGGCCTCCGAGGGATTCGTGGTCGGGGAAGTCACCaag AAAAGCATCCTCATTTCCTGTCCTCATGAAAATGTGTCCACAAAGTTCCTGGCTCCATACACAAGTTTTTCTAGGATTCATCAGAAAAGT ATTACCTGCCTTGATATTTCCAGTGGTGGAGGACTCGGTGTGTCTACCAGCACGGATGGGACCATGAAAATATGGCAGGCTGCAAATGGAGAAATAAGA agACTTTTGGAAGGCCATGTGTATGATGTGAATTGTTGCAGGTTTTTCCCATCGGGCCTCGTGGTTCTGAGTGGGGGAATGGATGCCCAGCTAAAGATCTGGTCAGCAGAAGATGCCAGCTGTGTAGTAACATTTAAAGGTCACAAAGCAG GTATTTTGGACACTGCCATTGTGGATCGGGGAAGAAATGTCCTGTCCTGCTCCAGGGATGGCACTGCCCGTCTCTGGGACTGTGGGAAATCTGCCTGCCTGGGCGTCATTGCTGACTCTGGCTCTCCCATCAATGGCAttgctgtgggcactgctgaCAACTCCCTgaacctgggcacacctgagaaACCTCCCA GTGAACGTGAGGTCGGGACAGAAgggaaaatcctgctgctggctcGAGAGGACAAGAAGCTTCAAGGAGTGGGActgcagagcaggcagcca GTGTTCCTCTTTGTTGGATCTGATGCCTTCAACTGCTGCACGTTCCTGTCAAGCACCTACTTTCTGGCAGGGACTCAGGATGGGAACATCTACCAGCTGGATGTGAGAAACACAAA TACTCCAATCCAGGTGATCCATAGATCAGGAGCACCAGtgctttccctgctcccatACCGAGATGGATTTGTTGCCAGCCAAG GGGATGGCACCTGCTTCATTGTTCAGCAAGACCTGGATTATGTCCTGGATCTCACCGAGGCTGACTGCGACCCCGTGTACAAG
- the MRPL48 gene encoding large ribosomal subunit protein mL48 isoform X1: MMAAVPKVLCSEKGVLLRQVFALSRFLSHDLVSYRAATARENRLCAAGDAFLGCHRSYRSRPTHGIGRFKYLLPKEVPKRKKEKVQMKEISTGTEYQYGDINIQMTSYDLCLVEHFAQYVHRLCNRLSIRVNESYAMPTKTNEVLFLEERGSKMQLDAVLTTHQRVIQIRGLSSTFAPILLEVIQSNQPEGVHLLMKQHTEADFKSRLKSRPELEELLAEIS, from the exons ATGATGGCGGCGGTGCCGAAG GTTCTGTGCTCGGAGAAGGGAGTGTTGCTCAGGCAGGTGTTTGCCCTCAGCAG ATTTTTAAGTCATGATCTTGTTTCTTACAGAGCAGCAACAGCTAGAGAAAACCGCCTGTGTGCTGCAG gTGATGCATTCCTGGGTTGCCACAGATCCTACAGGTCCCGACCTACACATGGAATTGGGAGGTTTAAATACCTGCTCCCAAAGGAG gttccaaagaggaaaaaggaaaaagtgcaGATGAAAGAGATCAGTACTGGCACTGAGTACCAGTATGGAGATATCAACATCCAGATGACTTCCTATGATCTGTGCCTGGTGGAGCATTTTGCTCAGTATGTCCATAGACTCTGCAACCGTCTCTCCATCCGAGTCAATGAGAG CTATGCCATGCCCACCAAAACCAACGAGGTGCTGTTCCTGGAAGAGAGGGGATCCAAAATGCAGCTGGATGCAGTCCTTACCACCCACCAGAGGGTTATCCAG ATCCGTGGTTTGAGTTCGACGTTTGCTCCCATACTGCTGGAAGTCATTCAGAGTAACCAGCCTGAGGGGGTCCATCTGTTGATGAAACAG CACACGGAAGCCGATTTCAAGAGCCGACTGAAGTCTCGACCAGAGCtggaagagctgctggcagagatcTCCTGA
- the MRPL48 gene encoding large ribosomal subunit protein mL48 isoform X2 codes for MMAAVPKVLCSEKGVLLRQVFALSRAATARENRLCAAGDAFLGCHRSYRSRPTHGIGRFKYLLPKEVPKRKKEKVQMKEISTGTEYQYGDINIQMTSYDLCLVEHFAQYVHRLCNRLSIRVNESYAMPTKTNEVLFLEERGSKMQLDAVLTTHQRVIQIRGLSSTFAPILLEVIQSNQPEGVHLLMKQHTEADFKSRLKSRPELEELLAEIS; via the exons ATGATGGCGGCGGTGCCGAAG GTTCTGTGCTCGGAGAAGGGAGTGTTGCTCAGGCAGGTGTTTGCCCTCAGCAG AGCAGCAACAGCTAGAGAAAACCGCCTGTGTGCTGCAG gTGATGCATTCCTGGGTTGCCACAGATCCTACAGGTCCCGACCTACACATGGAATTGGGAGGTTTAAATACCTGCTCCCAAAGGAG gttccaaagaggaaaaaggaaaaagtgcaGATGAAAGAGATCAGTACTGGCACTGAGTACCAGTATGGAGATATCAACATCCAGATGACTTCCTATGATCTGTGCCTGGTGGAGCATTTTGCTCAGTATGTCCATAGACTCTGCAACCGTCTCTCCATCCGAGTCAATGAGAG CTATGCCATGCCCACCAAAACCAACGAGGTGCTGTTCCTGGAAGAGAGGGGATCCAAAATGCAGCTGGATGCAGTCCTTACCACCCACCAGAGGGTTATCCAG ATCCGTGGTTTGAGTTCGACGTTTGCTCCCATACTGCTGGAAGTCATTCAGAGTAACCAGCCTGAGGGGGTCCATCTGTTGATGAAACAG CACACGGAAGCCGATTTCAAGAGCCGACTGAAGTCTCGACCAGAGCtggaagagctgctggcagagatcTCCTGA
- the LOC134055000 gene encoding cytochrome c oxidase assembly factor 4 homolog, mitochondrial codes for MAKAGHAWSRAAAEQGEAEEGEDPLDAMIARTGCLEQHRQLQECMAERRDWRHCQAELRAFGACMAQRQRQHRGPGPDQPTD; via the coding sequence ATGGCGAAGGCCGGGCACGCCTGGAGCCGCGCGGCGGCGGAGCAGGGCGAGGCCGAGGAGGGCGAGGATCCCCTGGATGCCATGATCGCTCGGACCGGGTGCCTGGAGCAGCACCggcagctgcaggagtgcaTGGCGGAGCGGCGGGACTGGCGGCACTGCCAGGCAGAGCTCCGCGCCTTCGGAGCCTGCATGGcgcagcggcagcggcagcaTCGAGGGCCCGGCCCGGACCAGCCCACGGACTGA